cttcctctctgtctctctcttcccctcccgcagccaaggctccactggagcagtttgcccaggcactgaggatggctctgtggcctctgcctcaggcgctagaatggctctgattgcagcagtgatgccccaagatgggcagagcatcaccccctggtgggcatgccaggtggatcccggtcgggcgcatgcaggaatctgtctgactgcctccctgtttccagcttcggaaaaatacaaaaacccaaaaaaacttgcCAGAGGTTGGTGTTTTTAGAGAATCTGCTTGTGGTCATAGGTTGAATGAAGATCTTGATCCTAACCAAACCAGTCAATTTAAAGTAACTGACATAAACCAAAAAGTACTACAGGCTAGCCATAGCAACCCCAGAGCTCTGGACCCAAGATGCCTCTAAACTAGGGACCATCATTTTCTTTACCACTATCCTATCCAAAAGCCAGAGGAAAAGGAACGGCCTGCTCTATTCTGGCCCTGACGCAGGGGCCCTTACCTGCATCAGCTGCCACTATCTTAGCAATCTGGCTACGCAGGTGGCTCAGCTCATCCTGCAGCTCTGTGGTGCGGCTTAGGGCTGGCAGGGCTGGCTTCTTCAGGGCCAGGAGCCTCTCCTCAGTCCCACGCAGGTTGGGCACTGAGGCGTTGCGCTGCATGACAATCAGAGGGCTGGGCTTCCAGGTGTGCCTCAGGGGGCGGGTATCACTCCTAGACCAGGGAAAGAGGTACCCGTATTTCCCGTGTATAAAACGCTCCTATATATaacacacaccttaattttggggcccaaaatttggggaaaaaatgtattaaagttactgaactcaagttttattcatcataaaattcatacgactcatcactgtcaaaactcccatccactagcttgtcttcatctgtctgatgatgaatcactgtcttcaacaatgagcgcaaaaacaagtgcgtaaaagcgggaaatgcaagtaaaaaaatctacaaccactgtggaagatgcacccagtgtttagaccccaaatttttcgggagGTGGGTGACATGTGctttatacgtggggaaatatatCAGACTCAGCTAGCCATTTCACGCCTTCTAAAATTACTTCACCCACTCCTACAAGATGGACAGCCAGGTTCTGCTTCCATCCCGAGCCCATAGATCTTATCCTATTGCCCTCAGCCTCTCACAAACACTCCCCCCTGCTGCCTGCCACCTCATCTGGGAAGAAGCGCCTCATTCCCCAGCAGACTTGTTAGTGCCTCAGCTACCTGACCCGGGCATATGTCTCCTCTTCATCTGCTGCAATCCAGGCGATGTCAGCCAGCGTAGGGACTGGGGGCACATCCCTTAGATACAGATCAGAGACACTGGGCAGGGTCTACAGGGAAGCAAAATCCATCAACACATGGTAAGACAATCAGACTGGGCAAAATACATAGGAGGGGCACCTAATCCAGCACTGGGGGTCAGGAAGGCTTccaagaggagggagagatgggtTCCAGGTTGGAAACAACTTGAATAGGAGCTCAGAAGAACGAGTTTGTGGGATCACAGTTCAGTATGACTAGAACagagaaggtgggggtggggaggttgcATGAGGTTGGAAGGGAGCTTTGAATCTAAGACCAATCATGAGCCACTGAAAATTTTCACGTAAagattaattttagattttaaaagattACTGTGCTACTCTGTGGAACATGGATGGGAGGGTGAACAGACCAGTTATGAGGCTATTGTACCTGCAAGCAAAACAAGATGGCCCAGAGGAGGGCTGGGGCctgttttaataaagttttatttgaaaaagtCCCATTGATTTGTTTATGTGTTGCCTGTGGTGGCTTTTAAGCTATAACTGCAAAAGTGAACAGTTGTAATACTGTTACAGCTAACAGTCTAAATGTTTATTATCtgtccttttaaagaaaaaggggTCTTCAGTGGGACCAGCCTTTTAACAGGTGGCTGCTGTCTAACAGTAAGAGTGTCTTGCTATCTGGTGCGAGGACATCAATCATCTGTTATATCATTAGGAACTTGCCTCtggctaggtttttttttttaattgacagacacacaggaagggagaaagatgagaagcatcagttctttgttgtggctccttagttgtccactgattgcttttttggtcttcaagccagtgacctttgagaccaaggggtcatgtctatgagcccacgctcaagccgggtgacctcaggatttcgaatctgggtcctctgtgtcccagatcaatgcttgatccactgtgccaccgcctggtcagaccctcTGGGTAGCTCTTTATAACACCTTTATAGCTAATTGGGATTTACGCTGTTAATAACATTGTTTTATAGGCCAACtttataatttgaatatttagactagaataaaaagacatgatTAATTCTATAAAAGGAATATAGTACAATGCCTTAAAATAGCCTCTCAATCCAAATGACCAACAACCAGGGAACAGAAAGGTTGAGTGACACcatgttaaaattaaatgaaaaattaggaGGACTCAATCATATGTTGAGTGCatacaaaaagcaaaagtaacatatctagaaaaagaactacacCAAAACATTAATAATCAGTGTCATGGCTATGTGATTACAggttatttcctttctccttattttctataatataatattttatatgggtaaatttaaaaaataaatcaagatttCCCCcttggctgaccaggcagtggcacagtaggtagagcgtcagactgggatgcggaggacccaggttcaagaccctgaggttgccagcttgagcgcaggctcatctggttttagtaaagctcaccagcttggacccaaagtcgctggctccagcaaggggttactcagtctgctgaaggcccacggtcaagtcacatatgagaaagcaatcaatgttaacaactaaggtgtcgcaacaaaaaactaatgattgatgcttctcatctctctctattcctgtctgtctgtccctctctgtctctgtaaaaaaaaaaagaagattcccTTAATATTTAAGGTAATTTACAACAGAAATTCAGGGATAATGTCTCAAAAACCCGCCAATATATGAGTTAGATTCAGATATTCCTGCTATAAATTGTCTGGTAGGTAGACCAGAAGTTGATGACTCTCATTTTCAGATAGGGAAGCTGGGTCTCAAAGGAGTGACGTGATCTCCCATGGACCCAGGGGCTGCTGCTAAGATGGGTCATTTAGGGGAGCTATCCTTGATTAGCTAGAGCACTCCTGTTATGGCAGTTAACCGAGTTAACACAGATAAAGTACTCAGCACAGTGCTTAGCGTATAGTATGTGCTCAGTAAACGTTAGCTGGCATCACTAACACAGGCATACCTCACTTCtttgtgcttcacagatgttgcatttttacaaattgaaggcaagaccctacATGAGTGAAAGATTACAATTTGTTTCATTGCgatactactttttttaaaaatttgtttattttgcctgaccaggcggtggcgcactggatagagcgtcagactgggatgcggaaggacccaggttcaagaccccgaggttgccagcttgagcgcaggctcatctggtttgagcaaaaagctcaccagcttggacccaaggtcactggctcaagcggggggttactcagtctgctgaaggcccgcggtcatggcacatatgagaaagcaatcaatgaacaactatggtgtcgcaacaaaaaactgatgattgatgcttctcatctctctccgttcctgtctgtctgtccctgtctatccctctatctgactctctctctgtccctataaaaaaaaaaaaattaaaaataaaaaaaataaataaaaaaaatttatttatttttttacagagccagagagtgagccagagagagggatagacaaggacaaacaggaacggagagagaagagaagcatcaatcattagtttttcattgcgtgttgcaacaccttagttgttcattgattgctttctcatatgtgccttcaccgcaggccttcagcagaccaagtaaccccttgctggagccagcgaccttgggtccaagctggtgggattctgctcaaaccagatgagcccactctcaagctggcgacctcggggtctcgaacctgggtcctctgtatcccagtccgatgctctatccactgcgccaccgcctggtcaggcgcgatACTTCTAATGTACAAATTCATCTCCATGTCTGTAGCCACCTGGGCACACGTATTTTCCAACATATATGTCTACCTCCTCCGTGTAGGCAGGAAGCTGATGTTTTTGTGTCCCAGCTCCCTAGACACACACAGCTTAAATCAAGCAAGTAGCCTGAAGCTAGTGCTTAACCATTAGTTCTTAGAGGGAGGCAGCTGGCATTAATAAATGCTACTTGGTTTTCCACTGCAGGAGTCTCAGACATGGGCCAGGCAAGAACCTCTACTGCAGGGAGGGGGGGGCACTAAAGGCCCCCTGGACACAGAGGTAAGACTGAAGCAGTCCAGTAAATGAGTGGCCAGGCTTAACAGCAAGAGTTTGGGCCTCATGGAAACTAAAAATAGGTGGCTAAGTGGCCAAGTCTTAGGACTAGTTAAGAAAAGCAGAGTTTAACTTGGAGTCACACACAGCACTCAGTGTCCCATGTGGGGAGCTGCCAGGGCTGGAGGCAAACACCTCAGATCACAGGCCTGGCTAGCCTTAAGATATGGTTCAGCAAGGGCCTTGGCCGGCTCTGGAAAACTGGATTGCTCGAGTCTGATGAAATCTGAGTCACTAAGCAGAGGCATCAAACGTGTAAAGTTATGAATTCATGAGCAATCTGGAAACCTGACTGTTGTGGTCACAGGTCAGTGTCCAACCAGGAAGGCAGAGTGACCAGGATCCATTACAagcacttaaaaaatgaaaataataaccaGGAAAGCAACCTGTCTTAGCAATGTCAAGGAGTCTGCGGCAGCGCAGCACCACCCTTCCCAACTCCAAGCGTCTCTTCTCCCTGTCCTTCCAGCGCACTCACCTCAAAGGACGCCCGGGGACATGGCTTCAAGGGCAGGTTGGTCCCAATTCTTCTCACCACACTGCGAGCAGCCCCGTGCGGTTTGTTTTGCCAGATTGGGATGGTCTAGAGGAGAGGAGGACACTCACAACCTCAGAGATGAGTTCAAGCATtgtccccatcctctcccccactcccctttACCAGGGAGACTAGATTCCCAAATCCCAGGGACAGGGGACCCTGTGGGGATAAGTCAGGTCTCAGTTATAAATGAGGTCAGGTTTCCCAGTTGTTAGCCTTCACCTTGGCAAGCCACCTAAAGGGCACTGATATAAACTAGCCAAGAGGGTCCAGTACAGGGACAGTCAATGTTGGGAGGGTTCAGTACAGGGCTGAGGAATTAGCTGGGTGGAGGGATCATCCAGGTTTCCCTCTGCACAGACAGGCAGAAACACACTGACTGAATGGCTCCACAATCAtagctgcttctgcctgggggaGTGGGTGGCAGGGTGGTCCCCCTCCAGTCTCAGGCCTCCACGGGAAAGAAAGGATTCACTGGAGAGTCTCAACTTCAGCAGGCCCTGTGCTCAGCCTACCCCCACCATACCACTGCCCTGGGCATGCCTCTTACCACATTGGCTTCCATTCCCGACATTTCAGCTGGCTCCTGCACTTGAAGGACAAGGCAGCTTGGGGAGGCAGGGGGCGTGATTCCTTCATATCAGGCCATCTTAAGGAACACCAGTTGCCTTCCTGTAAAACAACCCTCACAGTGGGGGCTCAATGGGCACCACACAGGCCCCACAAAACCAGGCCCTGCAGAGCGATGACTAACATCAAGGTTTCTCTTATATTTCACGGGAATAAGCCAGCCCAAGAGTCTGCCTTCACCCAACAATGGCTCTTCCAAATCCAGACCTTTAAAGGTTCTGTTGCAGACTTGTTACATGAGCTCAGAAAACCCTGGGAGCCCTCCTGGGCCCTTGGTTTCCAGAGACAAAACTTCTAGAGATGAAATAGAACACTTTGGTAGTTAAAAAGCTCATGGGAAAGGCAAACTTTAGGTACCACCCCAGTCcagcattcattcactcagccTAGCACTGCTGGGCCTCCAATAGCGGAAGAAGTAAAATAACACAAGAATGAATAGCCCACTCTAGCCAATCTCAGTCTActaggccagtgtttttcaaccagtgtgccgcggcacactacatggtcaggtgtgctgtggggaaattaaacatggatccccaaactacggcccgcggaggctatttatccggcctgccgccagccgcctccatccgaacataaacattcccctcacaatccttcCAGCTATCAgccacaggaagagtggaggcacaggaacgctcactgaccaatcaccttctaggattcatcccaaccactagcaatgaaccaatagtagacCGCCTCTCaaccacacccaggaaggtccccgcgggctgctgcgcacttgtcattgtgtggccgcagcgagtagttgaagctgctactcctccccatggtcccgatttctaatcctggtcaggactagaGGTAAATGTTGctaccactagatgaagcctcagcctcagctggttatgtctatcctgatagtgtatatagatatttgacctttttctttttaaaagaggcccttgtatgcctgacctgtggtggcgcagtggataaagcatcgacctagaaatgctgaggtcgccggtttaaaaccctgggcttgcctggtcaaggcacatatgggagttgatgcttcctgctccttacccccttctctctctcctctctcctttctaagatgaataaataaaaaataaaaagaaaaatacaaaaaaaaagtgaaacaagaaagaaaaaaaaaaagagccccccccccccccccccccccccccccccgcagaggatgatatacaatgcatcacaatgttatctaactttaaagctaaagtttgctgatcttcctttgaacagtttttggttatctgttgccaaggagttccccattctggccaacaaagctattttgacattgttcctgttttcaaaaacatatctatgtgagctgagcttctcaagcttgactgcaataaaaactaaaaacagagagagactgagaactgttgaggaagagcttcgtgtgtgtctttctaccattcctgccaggatatcccttttgtgctcatcaaaacaggcccaggtttcacactaagtgagtataaatacatttagaaactatattattaactatatgtataatatgtactgtgttagagtgtcattttggtaggtggtgtgccccaggattttgtaaatgtaaaaaatgtgcctcagctcaaaaaaggttgaaaatcactatacTAGGCTACAGGGAAGaaagccaaattcttttatcCTGGCTCAGCCATCTACTGGCGTTGTAGCCAAAGGCCAAGTCAGAATGTCTTAatcttttgaaatgttttctccACCTGTACAAAAAGGACAAGAACAGCTGCCATTCTAGGCTAACTCAAGGGTCAATCAGTGAAAGAGGGAAATTTAAAGGGCTTAATGAACTGCTAAAATGTGACAGGTGGGTGGGGTCATTCCTGACTGGATTCTTCACAGCTGCCCTTGCACATGAGCAGATGCAATCACTCAGTCCCTTGTTCATCAGACACTAACAGTGCCCACCTGTGCTCATCTATGGAGGTATAAGACACAGCCATGTTCTTGAGAACTCAGTCTAGAAGATAGCATCTGAAAACAATTCTAGCCACGGACGAATACCACTGCTTAAGAAAGGCACACTAGGTAGGTGGCCAGGTGAATTTAGTCCCTTGGCCCCCAGGTCCTGTAGTGAGTTTGGAGgttgaaggaagggaagaaaaacagcAACAATCGCACAGGACAGGAAGGTGCAAGATCTGAGAGGCGCAGAGAATAATAAGGGGTGAAGATTAACTGGGGACCAAGTGATGAGGGATGGGAACACCCAGGTGAGAAGTACTGGGAAAAGCTCTGGACTACCAAAGCAGCTCTTTCTGGAAACCTCCCATGTAGAGTCTCTCCATCCCTGGGAGAGGAATTAGCACACCACTCACTTTATGAGGGAAGGAGCTGCAAAGAAGGAGGTTATCACACCAGGGAAGGATGCTGGAGAGATGAAGGAACTTGTCTAAGGTCACTCAGTAGTCATGCCAGTAGAAAGCACCTCAAGTCTGGGCCAGATCCTGCTGCCTCCTGCATGGGTTCAACTTCCAGGTGCAATTTAAGCCTTTTAGCAAAATCCACTGCacgccaggctctgtgctggatGTTAGAGCCCGACCCAAGTTCCACATAACAGTGCTTCCCTCTGTTTCTCACTTTAGTCACTGCAGTCACTTCCTCTTCGGACTTAACCTCCAAAGACTCAAGTTGGGCCTCAGTCTAGCACAACAGCCAGAGTGAGCTTTCTAGAACACATTGCTAGTCATACCGTTCCTGTTTAAAATCTCTGCAGATCTAGACTCCTGCAGGCCCTCCACAACCTCGGTAGAGCCAACTCACAGCAGCCTCCAAGGCCTACAATCAGGCCCCTGCACACCTCACTGCCACACATCCTACCTTCTGCTTGCCCGTCAGCCACCCGGGCCCTCCAGCTGCCCAACACCACCTTTGAGGTCTTGTCCACACATTATTCTCTCTATTCAAAACACCAGCACCCCTTCCCAAAGCTCATTCTTACTCATTCTTAATGGACATCTGTCCCGAGGGCAGAACTTCCCTAGACACAGCACAGTGCCTGCCCCGGCCCACTGTTAGCAGGTAAATATTTGTCctagtaagaaatgaatggacgaGAGCACCAACTTAGCCTATACACCCTCACCCACCACCTTCACACAGTGTCACACAGTGTCACTGGCTAGAAGAATCTTGCCCTCGGTCACTAGCAACGCTGGTTGGTTCTTACCACCTCTGCGCTCCCACAGCCCCTCTCGAGGCTGCTGTCCTGTCGACACACGGTCCCCCGCAGGAgacgggcagggcagggcctggtCTCATCACTCCTGGGCCCGGCTCAGTGGAACTTTGCTGAGCAGACACCTGCACCCAGGGAGCCGCTGCGGGGACCTTCCCCGGGACACGCCTCCCCTCCCCCGCAACAGCTCGACCCGACAGGGGCAAGGTCGGCCAAGTTCTCGCCGCCGGCCCAGGCGGTCCCTGAAGCCACAGGCCCGGGGCCAGGCCTTACAAGGAGCGAGATGGCAAAGGCGGCCTGCCCCGCCCAGGACCGCGGCCGAAACGAGAAGCCTGTGTAGTCCGGCCACCGAAGCTGGGTGACTCGAGCGAGTAATTACCCCTTGGGGACTCAGTTTCCCCCTTTGCCAAATGAGACAGACAGCACTGCTCCCGCGAGAACCGGCACGGGAATAGCAACCCGAGGCCCCGCACAACGCCTAACACGAGGCCGCGCCCCCTCCTCCCCGGCGGCACGCGGATCTAGCCTCTCACCTAAGACTCGGGCTCCGGGACTCACTCACCTCACGGCCCCTCCTACTACAGCGGGCCGCCCAGCCTCAACTGCCCTCACTTCCGCTGACCCGCCTCCGGAAGCGAGCCTTCGCGGCTGCGCACCGAGCCGCGGCCCCGCGCGCCCTCGGAAAGCGGACTGGGCCAGCCGCGGGGCAAGCGCTGCTTCTGCGTGGGCGGGGCGTGGGCGGCCGCACGTGCGGCCCCAGAGGGAGGGACACGCCCGTCCCAGACCACACCCCCTCCTGTCGGAGTCCTGGGGGAAGAATTGACAGTATCGAAGTGCTGGAGGTCTTATTCGTCGCCTAACCCTCCGGTCTCCGTCTCCTTGCTGCGTAGTCCCGATCCGACCTTTGAAATCAGGTCTGACTGTGTCGCAGCTCGGCCCCCAAATTGTATGGTGTCTGCTATCCCCAACCGACTGCAAACTCGAGAACCCAGCGTTCCAGGTCCTTCGGCCGCAGAGCTTGCCTAGCATATCGCGGTAGTCCCCTTCACAGTTCAAACTTACCAGCCAAGCTTGAGCCCCTTCAGCCTTCTCTCAGGAAGAATGGGCTTCTCTAACTCCTGCCCTCCAGCGCTTTGTAGCTTTCTCCTTTGTTAGCCTTGATGTattatctcacacacacacacacacacacagtattttcAGTGACTTGGTTAATCAGATGTCTAGGGTAGATCCCAGAGGCATTGGGAAAGAGAACCACCCAGATTCCCACATTCTTTCCAAGGCCACCCACCCACGCCCTCTGTGCTCAAGCCCTTCCATTCCTGGTCTCCATGGCATGCAGACCTGGGCCACATGCCCTCCTCTGACCTCAGCAGGTGGCTGTGCCTGGCTCCCAGGTTGCAGTTTTTTGGTCTCAATCCTGAAAGTCCCTGCTGCCAGGCATAGGCCAGTCACATAGGGCCTCTCAGGTCAGGACTCCTTGAGAGCATAATGTTCTGTTGTTGCttcttgaaattcatttcttttttttaaactaggggctctgcattttcattttgcactggatCCCGCAAATTATGTAGCAGGTCCTGGCCAGAGGTCTCAGAGGTTGTTCCCAAGACCCATCATATATCAAATGGTGTTGACTTCCAGGTCTGGCCCTTTTCCCAAGACAGCAAACTTGCTTAATCATTGATTTCACTCTCCTGGGCAATGGCAAATCTCGCAAATACACACTGTCTTTCCTGGATGTGGTGGATGCTGCCCTGGTGCCCCACCCAGATCCCCTTTACTCTGCCGGTGAATCCCTTCTCCAGCTGCTGTGTTGGCTGCCCCTTTTTCTGGAAAATTGCCCTTGCAGAAGGAAGAATGCAGGCCCTATCCTGGGAGGATAGCCAGTGACTGCGCAATAAAGGTTTCAAAGTCTGGTTCAGCTCAGTGGTGTGGTTTAAGTTCCAGAGTCCTTTCCCCGTGACCAGGCCAAGGCTGGGCTTTGACTCTATCCCTGATcaatgtttgtttttacaggatTTTTCTGAAGAGcactccctcaaaaaaaaaacaaacaattaccTAAGCTGTCTTGATCTGTGCTTGCTTATAAGACAATGGGTTTGACTTCAGATTCTAATCATATATAGTAAGCTCCACTATGAGGTccatcataaaattattttttcgacagagagaggacagctagagacagacaaacagggagagagatgacaagcatcaattcttcattgtggcaccttagttgtccaatgattgctttctcatatgttccttgacagggggctacagcagagcgagtgatcccttgctcaagccagcaaccttgggctcaagtcagcgaccatggggtcatgtctataatcccacactcaagccatcaaccctgtgctcaaactgttGAGCCCGCAcataagctggcaaccttggggttttgaatctggttcCTCCATGTctcaatctgacgctctatccagtgtgccaccacctggtc
The Saccopteryx bilineata isolate mSacBil1 chromosome 3, mSacBil1_pri_phased_curated, whole genome shotgun sequence DNA segment above includes these coding regions:
- the MTFR1L gene encoding mitochondrial fission regulator 1-like isoform X1 gives rise to the protein MSGMEANVTIPIWQNKPHGAARSVVRRIGTNLPLKPCPRASFETLPSVSDLYLRDVPPVPTLADIAWIAADEEETYARVRSDTRPLRHTWKPSPLIVMQRNASVPNLRGTEERLLALKKPALPALSRTTELQDELSHLRSQIAKIVAADAASASLTPDFLSPGSSNVSSPLPCFGSSFHSTTSFVISDITEETEVEVPELPSVPLLCSASPECCKPEHKATCSSSEEDDCVSLSKASSFADMMGILKDFHRMKQSQDLNRSLLKEEDPAILISEVLRRKFALKEEDITGKGN
- the MTFR1L gene encoding mitochondrial fission regulator 1-like isoform X2, which translates into the protein MSGMEANVTIPIWQNKPHGAARSVVRRIGTNLPLKPCPRASFETLPSVSDLYLRDVPPVPTLADIAWIAADEEETYARVRSDTRPLRHTWKPSPLIVMQRNASVPNLRGTEERLLALKKPALPALSRTTELQDELSHLRSQIAKIVAADAGSSNVSSPLPCFGSSFHSTTSFVISDITEETEVEVPELPSVPLLCSASPECCKPEHKATCSSSEEDDCVSLSKASSFADMMGILKDFHRMKQSQDLNRSLLKEEDPAILISEVLRRKFALKEEDITGKGN